The Gossypium hirsutum isolate 1008001.06 chromosome D02, Gossypium_hirsutum_v2.1, whole genome shotgun sequence region GAGCTACTGGATGTTACAACAGTTAACAGAACAATTCACATATATTTCTGACTttaatattcaataaatcaaCAAAACATTTCATATGAATTACAACCAAAATCGAGCCTATGAAGCTCTAGAACCaactcaaaaataaaatcaagattaatttaaaatttttataaaaaaataggtaaaaagacaaaataggggtcacatgaccatgtggtcGAGTTGTGTGACAGGACGATACCGTGTGTAATAGTTCATACAGCCGTGTAACAAATTGAGGCCGTGTAAGGTGGGGTTACATGGCTTGTATTTCATTTTCAAGTGGTGAAAAAATTagagtttattatatatatatatatataggtttaaAGGCTTCTCTAGAGTTTGTAAAATGAAAAAGCAATTTTTATAAACATGGGAGTTTGTAGGAGCAAATAAATGTCgaatatagatataaatataaagttttataaaattaataatcgCCCGACTAATAACAAATATTTGTAAGTTTGCATATGATTTGagtatttacaaaatttataaaaactttgTAAAAGATCTTGATTTTAACTTCCATATGTTACATATGTGCCCGATACGAACATCATGAGATTTGACAAATCACCATTTCAGTCATGCATTTTATTTGGCACTACAAAGGGAGCACAAAGagggtgaaattcacaataattctCAACAATGGTGCATTTTGTTCACTTCAATGGAGTGTTAGCAAACTTCCAATCATATTTAGAGAATACACCTAATTCTCTTTCACCAACCACTTCATCAACCGGCACAGCATCACCAATTTCTTTCAAATCATCTTCACTAAGCTTCAATCCCAAGCATCCAACATTGTTGATCATGTTCTTAACCTTAGTTGTCCCTTCATTAATTCAAAGCAAAAACAAATAAACACACAGCAAAATTTAATTACAGTATCACTGTCAAGCAAAGCATACCAGGGATAGGGACAATATCATCTCCTTGGTGTAGAAGCCATGCCAATGCAAGTTGAGCAACTGTGCAACCATGTTTTACAGCCAAGTTCGAAACTCGAGTATACAACAGTTTGTTCTTCTCTAGATTCTCTCCATTGAACCTTGGATAGTTTGCCTGTTCCATGAAATGAATAGCTATGTAAtctaatacatatttttactgcaaaaaAGACTGAGAATTTGCTGTCTGTCCCATTACCAAAAGGCTGCCATTTGGCATAGcttcatcaacaacctttcctCCAAAAAATCCCCTACCAAGAGGACTATATGCCACTATCCCAATCCCAAGCTCTCTGTATGAAAACGGATGTAATAAATGTCTTAAAGCAATGGAGATATCATGTAGACTTGTGTCCGTAAAACCTACCGACAAAGCGGAATGAATTTGTCTTCGATTTCACGAGTCCATAGTGAATACTCCATTTGTAAGGCAGTAATAGGATGAACTTTATGTGCTCTCTTTATTGTATCAACATTAGCTTCTGATAATCCAATGTATTTTATCTTTCCTTCTTCCACAAGTTTCTTCAGCTCTCCCATCTTTCCAACAATCAAAGCAAAGTGAGCATCAAATCCATGTGTTAGTGCTGTAGTTAAGCGAATCCGAAAAGTTTATACTTACTGTCTCTTCTATTGGCACTGATGTATCAACACGATGTTGAAAGTACAAATCGATGTAGTCCACATCAAGTCTCTTAAGACTCGCTTCGCAGCAAGCTCGAACGTGCTCTGCAGTACCCTTGACAGCATACAAACGATGTCCCTCGGATTCCCATTTGACAACACCGAACTTAGTTGATACTTGAATTTTTTCTCTAGGAAGATGTTTTAGTGCCTAACAGTACAaacaaaatgaatgttttaagatcatatatacatatatatgtacataattaAAAAGTGTATAAAAAGGGTTAATCTGAACATGATAAATCTTACCTTGCCAAGCATGATCTCATTATCATGTTTATCCCCATAAGCATCAGCTGTATCAAAGAAGGTTATACCTCTATTATACGCTTCTTTTATGACTGAACATCCTTCTTCATGGGATAAAGGAGCATTGTATACCCCTGAAAGTCCCACACACCCGAATCCTAATCTCGAAACCTGCAGATGCACAAGAATATTACGAGATCATGTTACTCCCAATTCTTCATTTTCATTGAAGTGTCTTCCAAATATAACAACACACTTGTATCTGACACTCACACTTGATTCCGAAGAACTACTTCTAAACTCGAAAAGAATAAATTAAGTCTTTACCTCCAATCCTTGGCTGCCTAATTTCACTCTTGAAGgttgaatttggggattttgcTCCATTTTTGAAGGAAATTACAACTCGATTGAAATCACTTGCTACTGAGAAAAGGAGAAGACTTGATTGAAGTCTTAATAAGCTTAGCTACTTCCTATTTCAAATACTAAAAAGATTCCTCACACCaacctatttttgtttttctttttaaactaaTCAGCTGAGCCTAacaatttgtattaatttttatttcttggtaaataatatatatatatatattatgaagaaAGGTGCAAGATACCATACAAGGGATTAAACTATTTTCAATTGCAGACGTTGCCATGGACCCCATGCAAACATCACCATgcacaatcttttttttttttggataacttattttatttatccAAATAAGCTGTtttctatatattataaaaagttaattgtttataaaattatatccattttccaattaattataaaaacataCTCATTCTTTTTTTAATCCAACTGTTGTTGGCTTTTTAATAGAGATACTCATGAGTTGGGTCGAGCTGGatctaagcatgatattaacattCTTTATACTTGTCTAATCACGACTCAActtgaaatatgggcctaaaattttatccaaactgCTTATATATGTAAAAGATAAACCAAAATCTATTTCAGGCctgcttatattattttttaaatttttttaaaaatatttaaattatattattttaatatttaataattttatacattttttatttattgaaatttttatatagtcatcttaacattattttaatgtttatattagagCAGTATTATAcatttagtataggtttattttttaatatgttctaaattacataatatataaaaagaatataatataatgtattataaacttaaaatgggCTGAACCAAGTTGGATCTGGCCTTAAATATTTAAGCCCAAGcccaattcatattttaaatgggtCTAATTTTTTTGCTTGAACCCATTTTTCGGGtctaatatttttgtttaaacccTCCTAAATTTCAAACAGCCTTTGAAGTGATTGTCAATTGGTCCTGGTTGTTCAATCATTTGATAACCAGGGTCATTCTTTGATAAATAATCACTATGAGTCAAACTCAATAGAATTTGATCAATCTTTTTTTCTGTTGTTAAGGTGGAGAACTAAACCAAGAATTTTCTTTCTTTATCATCAATCGAATCACTGTTCGCGGCCCAGAATTCTATTTTCTCATCAATCCAATCACCGCTcacgttttttctttttcttatcaaTGAATAGATCTCTTTACTTGTATGACTTAGATGTCTCGTATTTCTCGAAAAAATGATTCGATTGATGGGATTTGGTATGATACTTATGAGATCGATGATATCGATGAAATTGATATTCAAATATTTCTTCTTAGAACGTATTGATA contains the following coding sequences:
- the LOC107927793 gene encoding perakine reductase, whose protein sequence is MEQNPQIQPSRVKLGSQGLEVSRLGFGCVGLSGVYNAPLSHEEGCSVIKEAYNRGITFFDTADAYGDKHDNEIMLGKALKHLPREKIQVSTKFGVVKWESEGHRLYAVKGTAEHVRACCEASLKRLDVDYIDLYFQHRVDTSVPIEETMGELKKLVEEGKIKYIGLSEANVDTIKRAHKVHPITALQMEYSLWTREIEDKFIPLCRELGIGIVAYSPLGRGFFGGKVVDEAMPNGSLLANYPRFNGENLEKNKLLYTRVSNLAVKHGCTVAQLALAWLLHQGDDIVPIPGTTKVKNMINNVGCLGLKLSEDDLKEIGDAVPVDEVVGERELGVFSKYDWKFANTPLK